Proteins from a single region of Kluyveromyces lactis strain NRRL Y-1140 chromosome C complete sequence:
- the SEC72 gene encoding Sec63 complex subunit SEC72 (similar to uniprot|P39742 Saccharomyces cerevisiae YLR292C SEC72 Non-essential subunit of Sec63 complex (Sec63p Sec62p Sec66p and Sec72p) with Sec61 complex Kar2p/BiP and Lhs1p forms a channel competent for SRP-dependent and post-translational SRP-independent protein targeting and import into the ER) has protein sequence MGQSTGATPPVPITAKNKTMIQYDSNNKQLSIDNDSNTDRLTNLNQINKLTTALVPETNPNFQPQPNNETTNMVKNMFQSGMQQAQNKNIPDALRKVDLAVDMRNKARKPWEPFSFQLQELHMMLRNRTDLELVSQRNLDAWQDLEMLLNCGMVVPEVFIRLTDCLLKLNLVELARPYCERGLSLDPKNGPLLALFQACEKKMLEIEGDL, from the coding sequence ATGGGCCAGAGTACAGGAGCTACACCACCAGTTCCTATAACTGCTAAAAACAAAACCATGATTCAGTACGATAGTAACAATAAGCAGCTAAGCATCGACAATGATTCCAACACAGATAGGCTAACAAActtgaatcaaatcaacAAGTTAACGACCGCACTTGTACCGGAAACAAACCCAAATTTCCAGCCTCAGCCAAACAATGAAACAACAAACATGGTCAAAAATATGTTTCAATCCGGCATGCAACAAGCACAGAACAAGAATATACCAGATGCTCTCAGAAAAGTCGACCTTGCTGTCGATATGCGTAATAAGGCTCGTAAACCATGGGaaccattttcttttcaacttcaagaGCTACACATGATGTTACGTAACAGAACAGATCTTGAATTGGTTTCACAGCGTAATCTAGATGCATGGCAAGATCTTGAGATGCTTCTCAACTGTGGTATGGTGGTGCCAGAAGTGTTTATAAGGTTAACGGATTGTTTACTTAAGCTAAATCTAGTGGAATTGGCGAGACCTTACTGTGAAAGAGGTCTTTCATTAGACCCAAAGAATGGACCTTTACTTGCACTTTTCCAAGCCtgtgaaaagaaaatgctCGAAATTGAGGGTGATCTGTAA
- a CDS encoding uncharacterized protein (no similarity) has product MHTLNFFYQKKYENANPKMKVYPNATADSSDIFESEREKRTVRGNLADLYVKNLKGSVKWPFELHISVGTLSHGFVKRVEICAESSKGQESDIEFCILIGILR; this is encoded by the coding sequence atgCACACCCTGAATTTTTTCTACCAGAAAAAGTATGAGAATGCAAATCCGAAAATGAAAGTTTATCCAAATGCAACCGCGGATAGTTCCGATATCTTTGAATCAGAGCGGGAAAAGAGAACTGTTCGAGGGAATCTGGCAGATCTGTACGTCAAAAACCTTAAAGGGTCCGTAAAATGGCCTTTTGAGCTGCATATCTCTGTGGGTACCCTGAGTCACGGATTTGTTAAAAGAGTGGAAATTTGTGCGGAAAGCAGTAAAGGACAAGAGTCGGACATAGAATTTTGTATTCTGATTGGGATTCTAAGATGA
- a CDS encoding SUR7/PalI family protein (weakly similar to uniprot|Q04734 Saccharomyces cerevisiae YMR063W) — translation MLVKIVLVVLLTLALVFECFSTISVPITIGLYISEYNGYRFGVFGWCKVDRSVCSPIRIGYSKDDILLFNEQEYLHLPNHAKYALSNLLLVHVLAFVCVTILWVFGMLTCFRCIKTSRRMLIIAVLWSMLTFMVTLLGFLIDILIFSSHVTWCTWLTLASAFFTVLSGTVLCVMRRNLTYDKFLESKPEKHGVYVPLCRLNDVEELEIPWCNTMNHQALTAPTPM, via the coding sequence ATGCTGGTGAAAATTGTGCTAGTTGTATTGCTCACGCTGGCGTTAGTATTTGAATGTTTTAGCACGATATCAGTGCCAATTACAATCGGTTTGTATATCTCTGAATATAACGGGTATCGGTTCGGAGTTTTCGGATGGTGTAAGGTGGATAGATCTGTTTGCTCACCCATTAGGATAGGGTATTCAAAGGATGACATTCTTTTGTTTAACGAACAAGAATATCTGCATCTGCCGAACCATGCGAAATATGCATTATCAAATTTACTATTGGTTCACGTTTTGGCATTTGTATGCGTAACTATCCTTTGGGTATTTGGAATGTTGACATGTTTCCGTTGCATAAAGACGTCGAGACGAATGTTGATCATAGCTGTGCTATGGTCTATGCTTACATTTATGGTCACGCTTCTAGGATTTTTGATAGAcatcttgatcttctcaTCACATGTCACATGGTGTACCTGGTTAACGCTAGCCAGCGCATTTTTCACTGTCCTAAGCGGTACAGTACTATGCGTGATGAGACGTAACCTCACATACGATAAATTTCTCGAATCTAAACCGGAAAAACACGGTGTTTATGTCCCTTTATGCCGCCTAAATGACGTTGAAGAGCTGGAAATACCCTGGTGTAATACTATGAATCATCAAGCACTTACAGCGCCAACACCGATGTAG
- a CDS encoding translation initiation factor eIF-2B subunit (similar to uniprot|P32502 Saccharomyces cerevisiae YLR291C GCD7 Beta subunit of the translation initiation factor eIF2B the guanine-nucleotide exchange factor for eIF2 activity subsequently regulated by phosphorylated eIF2 first identified as a negative regulator of GCN4 expression), protein MSDINVVIDSFIDRLKRKQVIGSYQASLETLQILMRYVSAIRWTSTDELIVQIKKFGNNLEKAQPYEYSCGNVVRRVLSMIRDEIEEEQSSAEPMISSMFNLLQKPMTDTKTRKIQDNKLDVRQTIVQSIRDLIDEIKNIDEGIQQIAIELIHDREILLTPTPDSKTVLRFLLKARERNNRNFTVLVTEGFPNNTTVAHEFAKKLSEHDIETIVIPDSAVFALMSRVGKVIIGAKTVFTNGGTISSTAGVSSVCECAREFKTPVFAVAGLYKLSPLYPFDVEKMVEIGGSQNVLPTTENDRVGTVALETINPIADYIPPENIDIYITNIGGFAPSFIYRVVWDNYKQEDVNLGEKI, encoded by the coding sequence ATGTCTGATATCAACGTCGTGattgattctttcattgatagactaaaaagaaaacaggTGATAGGATCCTATCAAGCGTCGTTGGAAACATTACAAATCTTGATGAGATATGTTTCAGCTATTAGATGGACCTCTACTGATGAACTGATAGtacaaataaaaaaattcGGAAACAATTTGGAGAAAGCACAGCCATATGAATACTCTTGTGGTAATGTTGTTAGACGTGTATTATCAATGATCAGAGACGAAATAGAGGAGGAACAGAGTAGTGCTGAGCCGATGATATCCTCAATGTTTAACCTATTACAGAAGCCAATGACTGATACGAAGACGAGAAAGATACAGGATAACAAACTAGACGTAAGGCAGACCATTGTTCAATCAATTCGTGATCTTATagatgaaataaaaaatatcGATGAAGGTATTCAACAAATAgctattgaattgattcaTGATCGAGAAATCCTACTTACACCTACTCCAGATTCAAAGACGGTTCTTCGTTTCCTTTTGAAGGCTAGAGAACGTAATAATAGAAATTTTACTGTTCTAGTGACTGAAGGATTTCCTAACAATACAACAGTGGCTCATGAATTCGCCAAAAAACTAAGTGAGCATGACATTGAGACTATTGTAATCCCTGATTCAGCTGTATTTGCATTGATGTCGAGAGTAGGGAAAGTTATTATAGGAGCTAAAACCGTTTTCACTAATGGTGGAACGATATCTTCGACCGCCGGTGTCTCCTCTGTATGTGAGTGTGCAAGAGAGTTCAAAACACCTGTCTTTGCTGTTGCTGGTCTTTATAAGCTCTCTCCTTTATACCCATTCGATGTCGAGAAAATGGTAGAAATTGGAGGATCCCAAAATGTCTTGCCGACAACCGAGAATGATAGAGTAGGTACTGTTGCCTTAGAAACCATAAATCCTATCGCAGACTATATTCCCCCGGAAAACATcgatatatatattacaaATATTGGTGGTTTTGCACCAAGCTTCATCTATCGTGTGGTATGGGATAACTATAAGCAAGAGGATGTTAACCTTGgagaaaaaatataa
- the YHC1 gene encoding Yhc1p (weakly similar to uniprot|Q05900 Saccharomyces cerevisiae YLR298C YHC1 U1 snRNP protein required for pre-mRNA splicing), with protein sequence MVRFYCWYCKSYLTHDTASVRKSHLLGKNHIRLVADYYRNTSLIEESKKLKRTKNRKPHEKEVTESRNAPRCVIHCPTNRRKRMMKITKNKDTLDDLDVLDAIYKGSPGYERIFRPENRIDIGHLLKVSKQPQRGNVNRNSVAKPTLNESTSVLPPPRTLAWNNTYSMKFHDPSLLQKSINHTVKQLKR encoded by the coding sequence ATGGTAAGGTTTTATTGTTGGTACTGTAAATCATACCTTACACATGACACTGCCAGTGTGCGGAAATCACATCTTCTAGGAAAGAACCACATACGGCTTGTGGCCGACTATTATAGAAACACATCCTTGATCGAAGAATCCAAGAAGCTTAAACGTACGAAGAATAGGAAACCGCACGAGAAAGAAGTCACGGAATCAAGAAATGCTCCTCGATGCGTGATACATTGTCCGACGAATAGGAGGAAACGCATGATGAAAATAACGAAGAATAAAGATACTTTAGATGATCTTGATGTACTTGATGCAATTTACAAAGGATCTCCGGGTTACGAACGAATTTTCAGACCAGAGAACCGAATAGATATTGGTCATTTGTTAAAAGTGAGTAAACAGCCACAAAGAGGAAACGTAAACCGTAATAGTGTCGCAAAACCAACTTTAAACGAATCTACGTCCGTCCTCCCACCTCCAAGGACGTTGGCCTGGAATAATACTTACTCGATGAAGTTTCATGATCCgtctcttcttcagaagTCCATTAATCATACTGTGAAGCAGTTGAAGAGGTAA
- a CDS encoding ATP synthase subunit H (similar to uniprot|Q12349 Saccharomyces cerevisiae YLR295C ATP14 Subunit h of the F0 sector of mitochondrial F1F0 ATP synthase which is a large evolutionarily conserved enzyme complex required for ATP synthesis): MFRAVPLTLRASRGFSTSFIRRNVIQDLYLKELKAVNLKPITAADAQGAVKPWTTPAAPKLPELELQSADALKEYASSGVETVSEANEQSAEVEEGDWLVLEELEDAHH, translated from the coding sequence ATGTTCAGAGCCGTACCATTGACCTTAAGAGCCAGCCGTGGTTTTTCCACCAGTTTCATCAGACGTAATGTCATCCAAGACCTATACTTAAAGGAATTGAAGGCCGTGAATTTGAAGCCAATCACAGCTGCCGATGCCCAAGGTGCTGTTAAGCCATGGACCACCCCAGCTGCTCCAAAGCTTCCAGAACTAGAATTGCAATCTGCcgatgctttgaaggaataCGCATCTTCTGGTGTCGAAACCGTCAGCGAAGCTAATGAACAATCTgctgaagttgaagaaggtgacTGGTTAGtgttggaagaattggaagatgCTCACCATTAA
- a CDS encoding Ran family GTP-binding nuclear protein (highly similar to uniprot|P32836 Saccharomyces cerevisiae YOR185C GSP2 GTP binding protein (mammalian Ranp homolog) involved in the maintenance of nuclear organization RNA processing and transport interacts with Kap121p Kap123p and Pdr6p (karyophilin betas) Gsp1p homolog that is not required for viability): MSAEVPTFKLVLVGDGGTGKTTFVKRHLTGEFEKKYIATIGVEVHPLAFYTNFGEIKFDVWDTAGQEKFGGLRDGYYINAQCGIIMFDVTSRITYKNVPNWHRDLVRVCENIPIVLCGNKVDVKERKVKAKTITFHRKKNLQYYDISAKSNYNFEKPFLWLARKLAGNPQLDFVASPALAPPEVQVDEQLMQQYQQEMEQATALPLPDEDDADL; this comes from the coding sequence atgtcTGCTGAAGTTCCTACTTTCAAGCTAGTTCTAGTCGGTGATGGTGGTACCGGTAAGACAACTTTCGTCAAGAGACATTTGACTGGTGAATTCGAGAAGAAGTACATTGCTACCATCGGTGTTGAAGTGCATCCTTTGGCTTTTTACACCAACTTTggtgaaatcaaattcGATGTCTGGGATACCGCAGGTCAAGAAAAATTCGGTGGTCTAAGAGATGGTTATTATATCAATGCTCAATGTGGTATCATTATGTTTGATGTGACTTCCAGAATCACCTACAAGAACGTTCCAAACTGGCACAGAGATTTGGTTCGTGTTTGTGAAAACATTCCAATCGTTTTGTGTGGTAACAAGGTCGATGtcaaggaaagaaaagttaAGGCCAAGACCATTACCTTCcacagaaagaagaacctACAATACTACGATATCTCTGCCAAGTCCAACTATAACTTCGAAAAGCCATTCTTGTGGTTAGCCAGAAAGTTGGCCGGTAACCCACAATTGGACTTTGTTGCCTCTCCAGCTTTGGCTCCACCAGAAGTCCAAGTCGATGAGCAATTGATGCAACAATACCAAcaagaaatggaacaagCCACTGCTTTGCCATTGcctgatgaagatgatgctgATTTGTAA
- the FIT2 gene encoding Fit2p (conserved hypothetical protein), which yields MKFTNSLLISAVAAVAAAVSESSTVKTITATNGGHVYTKVVTDTADPIITASTTRTTTYTENGASYVKTYTEGPDTTSVKSTTSKVTITNSDNGATYTKTNVVAISTDSDESSSSSSSSSSSSSSAESSTSSSASTSSDAAGSLAVNAGVLAAVAACLL from the coding sequence ATGAAGTTCACTAACTCCTTGTTGATCTCTGCCGTCGCTGCCGTCGCCGCCGCCGTCTCTGAATCCTCAACCGTTAAGACCATCACTGCTACCAACGGTGGTCACGTCTACACAAAGGTTGTCACTGACACTGCTGACCCAATCATCACTGCTTCCACCACCAGAACTACTACCTACACTGAAAACGGTGCTTCATACGTCAAAACCTACACTGAAGGTCCAGACACCACATCTGTGAAGTCTACTACTTCCAAGGTCACCATCACTAACTCTGATAACGGTGCTACCTACACCAAGACCAACGTTGTTGCTATCTCTACTGATAGCGATGaatcatcctcatcctcatcctcatcctcttcttcctcctcttctGCTGAATCTTCCACATCTTCCTCCGCTTCCACTTCCTCCGATGCCGCTGGTTCTCTAGCCGTCAACGCTGGTGTCTTGGCTGCTGTCGCTGCTTGTTTGTTGTAa
- a CDS encoding uncharacterized protein (conserved hypothetical protein): MSKKFSSIADAVKYINDELTKKGYLKDDKLQCSASNESSSEKEQLDRDKLVVNVINKLLQRVDNLQDRLKDQDLQLRKAQDKLIERTHFIKSEHNKSANTPEKERKVTKITKIQYREKDTKYLEAKIRKLRLELEDQSSQLRQYADGDRPNITWGTSLGHLTVGKLMYSRDAVEANQIDMLSDKLSDVIDINTSLSQDLDAATRLISNMNKTIYTKFVLQIPDTTSKTVTVDKSDHHEASSQALNELTRDWEDIKSQLP, encoded by the coding sequence ATGTCAAAGAAGTTTAGTTCTATTGCTGATGCGGTGAAATATATCAACGATGAATTGACCAAGAAAGGGTATTTAAAAGATGATAAATTACAGTGTAGTGCCAGCAATGAATCATCGAGTGAAAAAGAGCAATTAGATCGTGATAAACTAGTAGTAAATGTTATAAATAAACTACTGCAACGCGTCGATAATCTACAAGACAGATTAAAGGATCAAGACCTACAATTACGGAAAGCTCAAGATAAATTGATTGAAAGGACACATTTCATTAAATCTGAACACAATAAATCTGCAAATACGCCAGAAAAGGAGCGCAAAGTTACTAAGATAACCAAGATCCAGTATCGAGAAAAGGATACCAAATATCTCGAAGCGAAAATACGAAAGTTACGATtagaattggaagatcAATCATCGCAATTGAGGCAATACGCCGATGGAGACAGACCGAATATAACATGGGGAACATCTTTAGGACATCTTACAGTAGGAAAGCTGATGTATTCACGCGACGCTGTCGAAGCTAATCAAATTGACATGCTTAGCGATAAATTAAGTGACGTGATAGATATCAACACTAGTTTATCCCAAGATCTTGATGCAGCTACAAGGCTCATATCAAACATGAACAAGACAATCTATACGAAATTTGTGCTACAAATACCTGATACCACGAGTAAAACGGTTACTGTGGACAAATCAGATCACCATGAGGCATCAAGCCAAGCTTTGAACGAACTCACACGTGACTGGgaagatatcaaatctCAGTTACCCTGA
- a CDS encoding uncharacterized protein (weakly similar to uniprot|Q04433 Saccharomyces cerevisiae YDR534c Mannoprotein that is incorporated into the cell wall via a glycosylphosphatidylinositol (GPI) anchor, involved in the retention of siderophore-iron in the cell wall): MKLSSVVATALAAASSALAAQTTVTATVDGHVYTKTIDIPDADETAPSGYYLSTIIVTRGDVVYTKVITEQSAVATSETTSSEETTASILTAVDEEAISSAVEETSSAEEASTTEYETITLTLYKNDHWFTKTVTQPVGYVYAGETAAQTSSAEETSSAEETSSAAEENSTTEYETKTLTLSKNGHWFTKTVTQPVGFVWTGEATTYTGVAPWASSSAEEASTTLDADELETVTLTLSKNGHWFTKTVTQTKGFVWTGEPSRSAATTSAEETSSTEEASTTEYETKTLTLSKNGHWFTKTVTQPVGFVWTGEATTYTGVAPWASSSAEEASSTEEASTTLDADELETVTLTLSKNGHWFTKTVTQTKGFVWTGEPSRSATASSDDSNDDITSYSNSTASATDSTDGQSSVSIETQTVTDKSSTTATITSCSEGVCHTTTLEPSASTVVTTVVDGVTIVTTVPCTTTSTVECTEEQCQKTKETVSTKETVSTKEPESTVFTTVVEGVTITSTIPCSEGVCQKTTSEHSAVKTSTNGNDQQSAVKTTTAGDNVQPTTTATIIDTVKTTIVKSTSATQSSPAQTVSTYTGGAVMASVGTGIFAAAMGVMLL; the protein is encoded by the coding sequence ATGAAGTTATCCTCTGTAGTTGCCACTGCTTTGGCTGCTGCCTCAAGTGCCCTAGCTGCTCAAACTACCGTGACTGCTACCGTAGATGGACATGTCTACACTAAGACGATCGACATCCCAGATGCAGATGAAACTGCCCCTTCAGGTTACTATTTATCTACCATCATTGTAACGAGAGGAGACGTCGTTTACACCAAGGTTATCACCGAACAATCCGCTGTTGCTACTTCCGAGACAACCTCTAGTGAAGAGACTACTGCCTCAATCCTAACTGCTGTCGACGAAGAGGCAATCTCATCTGCTGTTGAAGAGACTTCCTCCGCTGAAGAAGCTTCCACCACTGAATATGAAACCATTACTTTGACCTTATACAAGAACGACCACTGGTTCACTAAGACCGTCACCCAACCAGTTGGTTACGTTTACGCCGGTGAAACTGCCGCTCAAACCTCATCCGCTGAAGAAACCTCATCTGCCGAAGAAACCTCATCTGCCGCTGAAGAGAATTCTACCACTGAATACGAAACTAAGACTCTAACTTTGTCCAAGAACGGTCACTGGTTCACTAAGACTGTCACCCAGCCGGTTGGTTTCGTCTGGACCGGTGAAGCAACTACCTACACTGGTGTTGCTCCATGGGCTAGTAGTTCTGCTGAAGAAGCTTCTACCACTCTTGATGCCGATGAACTTGAAACTGTCACTTTGACTTTGTCTAAGAATGGTCACTGGTTCACTAAGACCGTCACTCAAACTAAGGGTTTCGTCTGGACCGGTGAACCATCTAGATCGGCTGCCACAACCTCCGCTGAAGAAACTTCTTCTACTGAAGAAGCCTCTACCACTGAATACGAAACTAAGACTCTAACTTTGTCCAAGAACGGTCACTGGTTCACTAAGACTGTCACCCAGCCGGTTGGTTTCGTCTGGACCGGTGAAGCAACTACCTACACTGGTGTTGCTCCATGGGCTAGTAGTTCTGCTGAAGAGGCCTCTTCAACTGAAGAAGCCTCTACCACTCTTGATGCCGATGAACTTGAAACTGTCACTTTGACTTTGTCTAAGAATGGTCATTGGTTCACTAAGACCGTCACTCAAACTAAGGGTTTCGTATGGACCGGCGAACCATCTAGATCAGCTACTGCATCTTCTGATGATTCTAACGATGACATTACCTCTTACTCAAACTCTACCGCATCAGCAACTGATTCCACAGATGGCCAATCCTCTGTTAGCATTGAAACTCAAACTGTCACCGACAAGTCTAGTACCACAGCTACCATCACTTCATGTTCAGAAGGGGTCTGTCACACAACCACTCTAGAGCCATCTGCTTCTACTGTTGTCACCACTGTTGTTGATGGTGTTACCATTGTTACCACCGTCCCATGTACGACCACTTCTACCGTTGAATGTACCGAGGAACAATGCCAAAAGACCAAGGAAACAGTTTCCACCAAGGAAACAGTATCCACCAAGGAACCGGAATCTACTGTCTTCACTACTGTTGTTGAAGGTGTCACTATTACCAGTACCATCCCATGCTCTGAAGGTGTTTGTCAAAAGACTACCTCCGAACATTCAGCTGTTAAGACCTCCACTAATGGTAACGACCAACAATCAGCTGTTAAGACTACCACTGCTGGTGACAATGTTCAACCAACCACCACTGCTACTATAATCGATACCGTGAAGACTACTATTGTTAAATCTACTTCTGCTACACAAAGTAGTCCTGCTCAAACTGTCTCCACTTACACTGGCGGTGCTGTCATGGCCTCTGTTGGTACTGGTATCTTCGCTGCTGCCATGGGTGTTATGTTGTTATGA
- the TUF1 gene encoding translation elongation factor Tu (highly similar to uniprot|P02992 Saccharomyces cerevisiae YOR187W TUF1 Mitochondrial translation elongation factor Tu comprises both GTPase and guanine nucleotide exchange factor activities while these activities are found in separate proteins in S. pombe and humans), translating to MSFLAPRFLTTKVFRPMSIGARTFSSSIRVSAAAFDRSKPHLNIGTIGHVDHGKTTLTAAITKTLAERGGADFLDYSSIDKAPEERARGITISTAHVEYETDKRHYSHVDCPGHADYIKNMITGAAQMDGAIIVVAATDGQMPQTREHLLLARQVGVQHIVVFVNKVDTIDDPEMLELVEMEMRELLTQYGFDGDNTPVIMGSALCALEGKQPEIGEQAIMKLLDAVDEYIPTPARDLEKPFLMPVEDIFSISGRGTVVTGRVERGNLKKGEEIEIVGHNTTPFKTTVTGIEMFRKELDQAMAGDNAGVLLRGVRRDQLKRGMVLAKPGTVKAHTKFLASLYILTKEEGGRHSGFGENYRPQIYVRTADVTVVLKFPEAVEDHSMQVMPGDNVEMECELVHPTPLEAGQRFNIREGGKTVGTGLVTRILE from the coding sequence ATGTCTTTCTTGGCCCCTAGATTTTTGACCACCAAGGTTTTCAGACCTATGTCTATTGGTGCAAGaaccttttcttcgtcaatCCGTGTCTCTGCTGCTGCTTTTGACCGTTCTAAACCACATTTGAACATTGGTACCATCGGCCACGTCGATCATGGTAAGACTACTTTGACTGCTGCCATCACCAAGACTTTGGCTGAACGTGGTGGTGctgatttcttggattACTCTTCCATTGACAAGGctccagaagaaagagCAAGAGGTATCACTATTTCTACTGCACATGTTGAATATGAAACTGACAAGAGACATTACTCTCACGTCGACTGTCCAGGTCATGCTGATTACATCAAGAATATGATTACTGGTGCTGCCCAAATGGATGGTGCTAtcattgttgttgctgctaCAGATGGTCAAATGCCTCAAACCAGAGAACATTTGTTGTTGGCTAGACAAGTTGGTGTTCAACATATCGTTGTTTTCGTTAACAAGGTTGACACTATCGATGACCCTGAAATGTTAGAATTGgttgaaatggaaatgaGAGAATTATTGACCCAATACGGTTTCGATGGTGACAACACTCCAGTCATCATGGGTTCTGCTTTGTGTGCTTTAGAAGGTAAGCAACCAGAAATTGGTGAACAAGCAATCATGAAGTTATTGGACGCTGTTGACGAATACATCCCAACTCCAGCTCGTGATTTGGAAAAGCCTTTCTTGATGCCTGTTGAAGATATCTTCTCCATCTCCGGTAGAGGTACCGTCGTAACTGGTAGAGTTGAACGTGGTAACTTGAAGAAGGGtgaagaaatcgaaatcGTTGGTCACAACACCACTCCATTCAAGACCACTGTTACTGGTATTGAAATGTTCAGAAAGGAATTGGACCAAGCTATGGCTGGTGATAACGCTGGTGTCTTGTTGAGAGGTGTCAGAAGAGACCAATTAAAGAGAGGTATGGTCTTGGCCAAGCCAGGTACTGTCAAGGCTCACACCAAATTCTTGGCCTCTTTGTATATCTTGACCAAGGAAGAAGGTGGTAGACATTCCGGTTTCGGTGAAAATTACAGACCTCAAATCTACGTTAGAACTGCTGATGTCACCGTTGTTTTGAAGTTCCCAGAAGCTGTTGAAGATCACTCTATGCAAGTCATGCCAGGTGACAACGTCGAAATGGAATGTGAATTGGTTCACCCAACTCCTTTGGAAGCTGGTCAACGTTTCAACATCAGAGAAGGTGGTAAGACTGTCGGTACTGGTCTAGTCACTAGAATCTTGGAATAG